The following are encoded in a window of Methanobrevibacter ruminantium M1 genomic DNA:
- a CDS encoding zinc finger domain-containing protein, with translation MEKVNCQSCKQEIPLIEPYVQFNCPECGRPIARCESCRTFGHSYKCECGFEGP, from the coding sequence ATGGAAAAAGTAAACTGTCAATCTTGTAAACAAGAAATACCATTAATTGAACCTTATGTTCAATTCAACTGTCCAGAATGTGGTAGACCTATCGCAAGATGTGAAAGCTGCCGTACTTTCGGTCACTCTTACAAATGCGAATGTGGATTTGAAGGACCATAA
- a CDS encoding tripartite tricarboxylate transporter permease, producing the protein MFDLLAACFIGIAIGTGTGMVPGIHVNTAGAIMFASSGFLLSFLSPEFLCIVMVSMSIAHALIEFVPSMLLGVPEEGTASSILPGHRMVLEGRSKEAIRIVSVGGFGAIVVVILMLPIFAVALPFLQDLSKPYTWMILTVVSILMIYKLSNGRLAFMWSILLFVLSGILGWIMLQTPISSGISLMCTFSGLFGISTILFSLNDSSSIPHQNKYYDFVIDKDTIKSIFAGGTAGAILGFLPGFGPAQGSIIAQGVCGTSADGDDTKNFLLANSGLNTSDTLFSLIAIYLIGNPRSGIAVYMSYLISEFTLSHLMIFTFASLIAVSISLIICLKLGDGFSNLMQGVDYRKLSISVILLMIVILYIFAIIYEGPILYLTLALITSTAMGLLPHYLGVSKSHLMGVLILPAIIIYMQMFM; encoded by the coding sequence ATGTTTGATCTATTAGCGGCATGTTTTATTGGAATAGCAATTGGAACAGGTACAGGAATGGTTCCAGGCATCCATGTAAACACTGCCGGAGCAATCATGTTTGCATCATCAGGATTTTTGCTTAGTTTCTTATCTCCTGAATTTTTATGTATAGTTATGGTATCAATGAGTATTGCTCACGCTTTGATTGAGTTTGTTCCATCAATGCTTCTTGGAGTTCCCGAAGAGGGCACTGCAAGTTCTATTCTTCCAGGACATAGGATGGTTTTGGAAGGAAGATCTAAGGAAGCTATCAGAATAGTTTCAGTAGGCGGGTTTGGCGCTATTGTTGTAGTGATATTAATGTTGCCAATATTTGCAGTGGCATTGCCATTTCTGCAGGATTTATCAAAGCCTTACACTTGGATGATACTTACGGTTGTTTCTATTTTAATGATATATAAGTTAAGCAATGGAAGGCTCGCATTTATGTGGTCTATCTTGTTATTTGTATTATCTGGGATTTTAGGTTGGATAATGCTTCAGACCCCTATATCTTCAGGAATTTCATTAATGTGCACTTTCAGTGGGTTATTTGGAATTAGCACTATTCTTTTTAGCTTAAATGATAGCTCTTCAATTCCTCATCAAAATAAATACTACGATTTCGTAATCGATAAGGATACAATAAAGAGCATTTTCGCAGGAGGCACTGCAGGAGCTATCTTAGGCTTTTTACCAGGTTTTGGACCAGCTCAAGGAAGCATTATTGCACAGGGAGTATGTGGAACAAGCGCAGATGGGGATGACACTAAAAATTTTCTTCTAGCAAACAGTGGATTGAATACTTCAGACACCTTATTTTCCCTAATAGCAATCTATCTGATAGGAAATCCTAGAAGTGGGATTGCAGTGTATATGTCCTATTTGATATCTGAATTTACTTTGTCTCATTTGATGATATTCACTTTTGCTTCTTTAATTGCAGTTTCAATATCATTGATTATTTGCTTAAAGCTGGGAGACGGCTTTTCAAACCTAATGCAAGGTGTTGATTATAGAAAACTGTCCATATCAGTAATCCTATTGATGATAGTAATTCTCTATATATTCGCCATAATATATGAAGGTCCTATTTTATATCTCACCCTTGCATTGATCACATCAACTGCAATGGGTTTGTTGCCCCACTATTTGGGGGTCAGTAAATCCCATTTGATGGGGGTCTTGATTCTCCCGGCTATAATAATCTATATGCAGATGTTCATGTAG
- a CDS encoding amino acid kinase family protein, with protein sequence MGGSLFPKKAIELADSLKNQSCLFVIGGGEFANLIRKYDREIEFSEDVTHETAIDSMDILAKLLNDKLAFAEISYTIEEAKSISDSNKIPIMICSEILKENEPFAHSWDVTSDSIAAYIASLLDAKLLIATDVNGIYTKDPSLSGAELIKEIDVNELLTFEESSIDLMLPSLLIEYGLDCYVVNGEYPKRVLSIINNEDCSFEYTFIRNGND encoded by the coding sequence ATTGGCGGAAGTTTATTCCCAAAGAAGGCAATTGAACTTGCAGATTCATTAAAAAACCAAAGCTGCCTATTTGTTATTGGCGGAGGAGAGTTTGCCAATCTGATTAGAAAATATGACAGAGAAATAGAATTCTCAGAGGATGTAACCCACGAAACAGCTATTGATTCAATGGACATCTTAGCTAAATTGCTGAATGATAAATTAGCATTTGCAGAAATCAGCTATACAATAGAAGAAGCAAAAAGTATATCTGATTCAAATAAGATACCAATTATGATTTGTAGCGAAATTCTAAAGGAAAATGAGCCATTTGCACATTCCTGGGATGTTACAAGCGACTCAATTGCAGCATATATTGCAAGCCTTTTAGATGCAAAGCTTTTAATAGCAACAGATGTAAATGGTATATATACTAAAGATCCATCCTTAAGTGGAGCAGAGCTTATTAAAGAGATTGATGTAAATGAACTGCTGACTTTTGAAGAATCATCAATCGATTTGATGCTGCCCAGTTTATTGATTGAGTATGGATTGGATTGTTATGTCGTAAATGGAGAGTATCCTAAGAGAGTTTTATCCATAATCAACAATGAGGATTGCTCTTTTGAATATACTTTCATAAGAAATGGAAACGACTAA
- a CDS encoding 4'-phosphopantetheinyl transferase family protein — MIKLAYCNVEELDLKRAYSLVSKSRQEKIDFYRFDKDKKLSAGAYLLLKRLLSEVNIKDFEIIIEKYEKPRIVDHENIYFNISHSSKMVLCAISDKELGVDIENIDGEIDLNIAKNFFYNDEYKSIMNCDNPSDEFFKYWVLKESYMKYTGLGMNLKLDSFEIVIGDEIKLKDDDSDLKFNLFEIEDYKIGIASHYNVYDLIEYDLKELY, encoded by the coding sequence ATGATAAAATTAGCCTATTGCAATGTAGAAGAACTTGACTTAAAAAGAGCTTACAGCTTAGTCTCCAAGAGCCGTCAAGAAAAAATCGACTTTTACAGATTCGATAAGGATAAGAAGCTAAGCGCTGGAGCATATCTTCTATTGAAAAGGCTATTGTCTGAGGTGAATATTAAGGATTTTGAAATAATTATTGAAAAATATGAGAAGCCCCGTATAGTCGACCATGAGAACATATATTTCAATATAAGTCATTCAAGCAAAATGGTTTTATGTGCAATATCCGATAAGGAACTTGGCGTAGATATTGAAAATATTGATGGCGAAATTGATTTAAATATAGCTAAAAATTTTTTCTATAATGATGAGTATAAGTCGATTATGAACTGCGACAATCCAAGTGATGAATTCTTCAAATATTGGGTCCTGAAGGAAAGCTATATGAAATACACTGGCCTTGGAATGAATTTGAAACTGGATAGTTTTGAAATAGTTATTGGAGATGAGATCAAACTTAAAGATGACGATAGTGATTTAAAATTCAATCTATTTGAAATAGAAGATTATAAAATTGGAATAGCAAGCCATTACAATGTATATGACTTGATTGAATATGATCTTAAGGAACTGTATTAA
- a CDS encoding elongation factor 1-beta has translation MGEVVNTLKVMPESPEVDLEALKVAITDAMPEDAELHEITEEPIAFGLVALNVVFIVEDGEGGTGPTEDAINAIEDVASAEITDSRRLM, from the coding sequence ATGGGAGAAGTTGTTAACACTTTAAAAGTAATGCCAGAAAGTCCAGAAGTAGATTTAGAAGCATTAAAAGTAGCAATTACTGATGCAATGCCTGAAGATGCAGAATTACACGAAATTACTGAAGAACCTATTGCATTTGGTTTAGTAGCTTTAAATGTTGTATTCATCGTAGAAGACGGTGAAGGTGGAACTGGACCTACTGAAGATGCTATTAATGCTATCGAAGATGTAGCTAGTGCAGAAATTACTGATTCTAGAAGATTAATGTAA
- a CDS encoding type II secretion system F family protein has product MSFLIIINPFSILIAVFVSFELSIAFLMFFILFALFILYLPKIRHENDYSSISKELPYALRQLSTELRAGKSLFDALDSIVDSDYGVLSREFSRVLEEIKYGETSENAFLNLEKRVNSKALSRVIYEILASLRIGSNLSHSLNIIAEDVNFDMRMKLKEYSEKLNAFIMIYTFLAILAPVIILTMLLAASVVIGDIVPSSLLFILYGLFFPMIIVFLAFAIKKLEPKL; this is encoded by the coding sequence ATGTCCTTTTTAATTATAATAAATCCTTTTTCCATTCTTATTGCTGTATTTGTTTCTTTTGAACTTTCCATTGCCTTTTTAATGTTTTTTATATTGTTTGCTTTGTTTATCCTTTATCTTCCTAAAATAAGACATGAGAATGATTATTCATCAATCTCAAAAGAACTGCCCTATGCATTGCGCCAATTGTCCACTGAATTAAGGGCTGGAAAAAGCTTGTTTGATGCTCTTGATTCTATTGTTGACTCTGACTATGGTGTTTTATCAAGGGAATTTTCAAGGGTTCTTGAGGAGATAAAATATGGTGAAACAAGTGAAAATGCCTTTTTGAATCTGGAGAAGAGGGTAAACTCCAAGGCATTATCTAGAGTAATCTATGAGATACTTGCAAGCTTAAGGATAGGGAGCAATCTGTCCCATTCATTAAATATTATTGCTGAAGATGTTAATTTTGATATGAGAATGAAGTTAAAGGAATATAGTGAAAAATTAAATGCTTTCATTATGATTTATACATTTTTAGCTATTTTAGCGCCTGTGATTATTTTAACAATGCTTCTTGCAGCTTCTGTTGTAATTGGAGATATTGTTCCAAGCAGTCTGCTTTTTATTCTGTATGGATTGTTCTTTCCAATGATAATTGTGTTTTTAGCATTTGCAATTAAGAAATTAGAGCCTAAGCTGTGA
- a CDS encoding STAS domain-containing protein, giving the protein MELIKNYNEKELTIETGNKIDTTTAPDFENEIMDEMGNFDSLTLDLKNLEYISSAGLRVLILVQKKLKADDIPFVIINTNDNIKNILTMSGFDKILNIQ; this is encoded by the coding sequence ATGGAATTGATAAAAAATTATAATGAAAAGGAATTAACAATTGAAACTGGAAACAAGATAGATACAACCACTGCACCTGACTTTGAAAATGAAATAATGGATGAAATGGGCAACTTTGATTCATTGACTTTAGATTTAAAGAATTTGGAATACATTTCCAGTGCAGGCTTAAGGGTTTTAATTCTTGTTCAAAAGAAATTAAAAGCTGACGACATTCCGTTTGTTATCATAAACACTAATGACAACATTAAAAACATTCTAACAATGTCTGGCTTTGACAAGATTTTAAATATTCAATAA
- a CDS encoding TfoX/Sxy family protein has protein sequence MSSSKEYLEYILEQLSELDEITYRAMMGEYIIYYRGKIIGGVYDDRFLVKPVKSAREMMPNANMELPYEGAKEMILVDDVEDKEFLRELVEAMYEELPAPRKRRK, from the coding sequence ATGTCATCAAGCAAGGAATATTTAGAATATATACTGGAACAGCTCTCTGAACTGGATGAGATAACTTACCGTGCAATGATGGGAGAATACATCATCTACTACCGAGGCAAGATCATTGGAGGAGTCTATGATGACCGCTTTCTAGTCAAGCCTGTAAAATCAGCAAGGGAAATGATGCCAAATGCAAATATGGAATTGCCTTATGAAGGAGCAAAGGAAATGATCCTTGTAGATGATGTGGAAGACAAGGAGTTTTTAAGAGAACTTGTAGAAGCGATGTATGAAGAGCTACCTGCCCCTAGAAAAAGACGTAAATGA
- a CDS encoding PP2C family protein-serine/threonine phosphatase yields MKTKLKQILISFIVTTIFYFALSQTFITQLGLGSPQIGLLYVFGLLFGPFGALGASLSNVAIDVYHGYTFVQILPSAIISFGVSLLAYKLWYSGFKSDEYTKPRLDTIYHLCLFLASIIICGMIYSVGHGNLAYILISPDIEESIIIPSFLNFTNVAFIMGIAGIWLFKRTNLIETPKKSERRLNKNLYRLIFSLLMVMTIVSFIFIIRNSDNLTIITGLIIVVALMYAYMTKPFIHEIQEVNENSIIAKIVRNFIIITLILGFFGGLVSIASFDYVETSITLNIYLHLMPILVISDIIIILFFIPGIIILKYIGDNVVKPITSFSEIEGFIKEDEKIEAEGLIKVYSEYVNEQNEIGTLARSYTELINHNNNYIENIQKIEGEKERTNAELDIATNIQAAALPTEAIKTDAFIVNGYSKPAKEVGGDFFDYYELDDGNLAIVIGDASGKGVPAALVAMITQVVIKQTLINNHDPSEVLFSLNNQLCVNNPESMFITLWLGIYNKTNKKLTFSNAGHNPPLIKENGKFKYLDIESGIVLGIMEDFQYEDEEITIDGELVTYTDGITDANNNDGEMYGEDRLLEFFNKFKSDKDPILPLLKDINDFTKDTEQFDDMTLLYLKVND; encoded by the coding sequence ATGAAGACTAAACTAAAACAAATATTAATCTCATTTATTGTGACAACAATATTTTATTTTGCGCTTTCTCAAACCTTTATAACTCAATTAGGATTAGGGAGCCCACAAATAGGATTATTATACGTTTTTGGCCTATTATTTGGCCCTTTTGGTGCATTAGGTGCATCATTATCAAACGTAGCAATAGATGTTTATCATGGATATACCTTTGTTCAAATACTCCCTTCAGCCATCATCAGCTTTGGAGTTTCTCTTTTGGCATATAAGCTTTGGTACTCCGGATTTAAATCAGATGAGTATACAAAACCAAGATTGGATACAATTTACCACCTATGCCTATTTTTAGCAAGCATAATCATATGCGGAATGATTTATTCAGTAGGCCACGGAAATCTGGCATATATCCTAATCAGCCCAGATATAGAGGAATCAATAATCATTCCATCCTTCTTGAACTTTACAAACGTTGCATTCATTATGGGTATTGCAGGAATTTGGCTTTTTAAAAGAACAAATCTCATAGAGACCCCTAAAAAATCAGAGCGTCGATTGAACAAGAACCTATACCGTTTGATCTTTTCCTTATTAATGGTCATGACAATAGTCTCATTCATATTCATAATTAGAAATTCAGATAATCTCACAATAATCACAGGCCTAATAATAGTTGTGGCCCTAATGTATGCCTATATGACAAAGCCATTCATACATGAGATACAAGAGGTCAACGAGAACAGCATAATTGCAAAGATTGTCCGCAATTTCATTATAATTACCCTAATCCTTGGATTCTTTGGAGGGCTCGTTTCCATAGCCAGCTTTGACTATGTTGAAACAAGCATTACACTCAACATCTACCTCCATCTGATGCCGATTCTTGTGATAAGCGACATAATCATAATTCTCTTCTTCATTCCAGGAATCATTATCCTTAAATACATTGGAGATAATGTAGTCAAGCCAATCACCTCATTTTCCGAAATCGAAGGATTCATCAAGGAAGATGAAAAGATAGAAGCGGAAGGGCTCATTAAGGTCTATTCAGAATATGTCAATGAACAGAATGAAATAGGAACCCTTGCAAGGTCATATACAGAGCTTATCAATCATAACAACAACTATATCGAAAACATTCAAAAGATCGAAGGGGAAAAGGAGCGCACAAATGCAGAGCTTGACATTGCAACAAACATTCAGGCAGCTGCCCTTCCAACTGAAGCAATTAAAACAGATGCATTCATTGTCAATGGATATTCAAAGCCTGCAAAAGAGGTCGGAGGAGACTTCTTTGACTATTATGAGTTGGATGATGGCAATTTAGCAATTGTAATCGGAGACGCTTCAGGAAAAGGAGTTCCAGCAGCACTGGTTGCCATGATTACACAAGTGGTAATCAAGCAGACACTGATAAACAATCACGACCCTTCAGAAGTCCTATTCTCATTGAATAATCAGCTATGTGTAAACAATCCCGAATCAATGTTCATTACCCTATGGCTCGGAATATATAATAAAACAAATAAAAAGCTGACATTTTCCAATGCCGGACATAATCCTCCTTTAATCAAGGAAAACGGCAAATTCAAATATTTGGATATCGAAAGCGGAATTGTCCTTGGAATAATGGAAGACTTCCAATATGAGGATGAGGAAATAACCATAGATGGAGAATTGGTTACATATACTGATGGAATCACCGATGCAAACAATAATGATGGTGAAATGTATGGCGAGGATAGGCTTTTAGAATTCTTTAATAAATTTAAAAGCGATAAAGACCCAATATTACCATTATTAAAAGACATTAATGACTTTACTAAAGATACAGAACAGTTTGATGACATGACTTTATTATACTTGAAAGTGAATGATTAA
- a CDS encoding ATP-binding protein — protein sequence MNFKVEIDELHRLNEFILNELPHEDFMVNLIVEEIFVNIVNYSQTEYIIVNLDYKEPNLTIEFVDNGIEFNPLSKEDYEAPDSIEDAKIGGLGIHLTKEIADELDYHYEDGENHLMIVKKVE from the coding sequence ATGAACTTTAAAGTAGAAATAGATGAATTACATAGACTAAACGAGTTTATTTTAAACGAACTTCCTCATGAAGACTTTATGGTAAATCTGATTGTAGAAGAGATCTTTGTAAACATAGTTAACTATTCCCAAACAGAATATATCATAGTTAATTTAGATTACAAAGAGCCTAATTTAACAATTGAGTTTGTTGACAATGGAATAGAATTCAATCCTCTTTCAAAGGAAGATTATGAAGCCCCAGACAGTATTGAGGATGCAAAAATAGGAGGTCTTGGAATTCATCTAACCAAGGAAATAGCTGATGAACTGGATTATCACTACGAAGATGGTGAAAATCACTTGATGATTGTTAAAAAAGTAGAATAA
- a CDS encoding CpaF family protein, which translates to MAKTIIPKYKVSKFEFTEEERRTLEELRENLIDLAISERMSNFNEDLILNDIIRFLDNRLFSNADYVRNIDFEKLDSFNPSKYKHIGNPKRYSQFYAIFKDEIEKYKNNLARNMFQELIGYGEIGFLIDDDDLEEIMVIGLNKPVFVYHREYGMMETDLIFKEEEKILSIIDSIARETNRRIDQQSPILDTRLPNGSRVNATIPPLSADGPTITIRKFKKDPLTIVDLIRYNTLNTEIASFLWLCVDGLGVKPANIIVSGGTSSGKTTLLNALSIFINPKERIVTIEDTLELQIPHKHILRMEARTVNIENQGEITIEDLVKNSLRQRPDRIIVGEVRGKEAITLFTALNTGHSGFGTLHANSSRETITRLTNAPMSVPKIMISSIDFIIMEKRIYKSDGLSYRRITEIAEVVGIEEGTIQLSKLFEWDSKKDEFKNLTILSKTLENIASLKGVHISILNEEWKNRKKVLDYLVRNDISSQDDISKVLEDYYINPDYVLNMISN; encoded by the coding sequence ATGGCTAAAACAATTATTCCAAAATATAAGGTTTCAAAGTTTGAATTTACAGAAGAAGAGAGAAGAACTCTAGAAGAGTTGCGGGAAAATCTAATCGATCTGGCTATCTCAGAGAGAATGTCCAACTTCAATGAGGATCTAATACTAAACGATATCATTCGTTTTTTAGACAATCGTCTATTCTCAAATGCAGATTATGTGAGAAATATTGATTTTGAGAAACTGGACAGTTTCAATCCTTCAAAATATAAGCATATCGGAAATCCTAAAAGGTATTCTCAATTCTATGCAATATTCAAGGATGAGATTGAAAAATACAAGAATAATTTGGCTCGAAACATGTTTCAAGAGCTTATTGGATATGGGGAAATTGGATTTTTGATTGATGACGATGATTTGGAAGAGATTATGGTGATTGGACTCAATAAGCCTGTATTTGTATATCATAGGGAATATGGTATGATGGAAACTGATTTAATCTTCAAAGAGGAGGAAAAGATTCTAAGCATAATCGATTCAATTGCCCGTGAGACAAACCGCAGAATAGATCAGCAATCTCCAATTTTAGATACAAGACTTCCTAATGGCTCCCGTGTTAATGCAACCATTCCTCCACTTTCAGCAGATGGCCCAACCATAACCATTCGAAAGTTTAAGAAAGACCCATTGACAATTGTTGATTTGATAAGATACAACACATTAAACACTGAAATCGCATCATTCCTATGGCTCTGTGTTGACGGGCTTGGGGTAAAGCCTGCAAATATCATAGTCTCAGGCGGAACCAGCTCAGGTAAGACAACCCTCCTTAATGCCCTTTCAATATTTATCAATCCAAAGGAGCGAATCGTCACAATAGAAGATACTCTTGAGCTTCAAATCCCTCATAAGCATATCTTAAGAATGGAAGCACGTACAGTTAATATTGAAAATCAAGGGGAAATCACAATAGAGGACTTGGTAAAGAACTCCTTAAGGCAAAGGCCAGATAGGATAATTGTAGGTGAAGTGAGGGGAAAGGAAGCTATCACTCTGTTTACAGCCCTTAACACAGGGCATTCAGGATTCGGCACATTGCATGCAAACAGTTCAAGGGAAACCATTACAAGGCTTACCAATGCTCCAATGTCTGTTCCAAAGATAATGATAAGTTCTATTGATTTCATCATTATGGAAAAAAGAATCTACAAGTCAGATGGATTGTCCTATAGGAGAATCACTGAAATAGCAGAGGTGGTTGGAATAGAGGAAGGAACAATCCAGCTTAGCAAACTCTTTGAATGGGATAGTAAAAAGGATGAGTTCAAGAATCTGACAATCTTAAGCAAAACATTGGAAAACATTGCAAGCCTAAAGGGAGTTCATATTTCAATTCTTAATGAGGAATGGAAAAACAGGAAGAAAGTTTTAGATTATTTGGTAAGAAATGACATTTCTTCTCAAGATGATATATCTAAAGTTCTCGAGGACTATTATATTAATCCCGACTATGTATTAAATATGATTTCCAATTAA
- a CDS encoding acyltransferase, whose translation MSKNRIEWIDLVRALAILTVLYIHATDGIYIISSDLIPYWTPFSRVFQFISLFIGRIGVPFFLMITGYLLLDRTYDDERVKKFWNKSCKGLVIVTIIWSLIYAVSIQLVAYSSIQVNTIEAGNLFFSHMWYMPMIIGMYLSMPFVANALKNFDPRTINQATIVFSCLAFLLPFISIVCEMQGLQNVNIQYCLGFSGGVYGIYIILGWLVKKGLFKKYSSNSLRLLAIVSFIICVLFQWYAFSIDFSFSLWYEFPFILTGSFALFELCSRREKVRGFRGVEFLAKYSFAVFLIHNLFRIILLPMVVYLPYTEPVKAIILWILLIITSYAAAVIIYRIPKFGKFILYMR comes from the coding sequence ATGAGCAAGAATAGAATTGAATGGATTGATCTCGTAAGAGCTCTCGCTATTTTAACCGTTCTATACATTCATGCAACAGATGGAATCTATATTATCTCCTCTGATTTAATCCCCTATTGGACTCCTTTTTCAAGAGTTTTCCAATTCATATCACTTTTTATTGGACGTATAGGAGTTCCATTCTTCTTAATGATTACAGGTTATCTATTGCTTGATAGAACCTATGACGATGAGAGAGTCAAAAAGTTTTGGAACAAGAGCTGTAAGGGCTTGGTCATAGTTACAATCATCTGGTCCCTGATTTATGCAGTGAGCATACAGCTTGTGGCCTATTCCAGCATACAAGTCAATACAATAGAAGCTGGAAACCTATTCTTCAGCCATATGTGGTATATGCCAATGATTATCGGTATGTATTTATCCATGCCTTTCGTAGCGAATGCATTGAAAAACTTTGATCCAAGAACAATTAACCAAGCTACAATCGTATTCTCCTGCCTGGCATTCCTGCTGCCTTTCATTTCGATTGTATGTGAGATGCAAGGGCTTCAGAATGTAAACATCCAATACTGCCTTGGTTTCAGTGGAGGAGTATATGGTATCTATATCATACTGGGTTGGCTGGTTAAGAAGGGACTATTCAAGAAGTATTCCTCAAACAGCTTGAGGCTGCTTGCAATAGTTTCGTTTATAATTTGCGTTCTCTTCCAATGGTATGCATTCTCTATAGACTTCAGTTTCTCATTATGGTATGAGTTCCCATTTATCCTAACCGGATCATTTGCATTGTTTGAATTATGTTCAAGAAGAGAAAAGGTCAGAGGATTTAGAGGAGTTGAATTTTTAGCCAAATATTCATTTGCTGTGTTTTTAATACACAACCTGTTTAGAATCATATTGCTTCCTATGGTGGTTTACCTGCCATATACAGAACCGGTTAAAGCGATTATACTTTGGATACTTTTAATAATAACCAGTTATGCAGCTGCAGTTATTATTTATAGAATTCCTAAGTTCGGTAAATTTATTTTATATATGAGATAA